In the genome of Eschrichtius robustus isolate mEscRob2 chromosome 12, mEscRob2.pri, whole genome shotgun sequence, one region contains:
- the RPP21 gene encoding ribonuclease P protein subunit p21 isoform X2, translating into MAGQVKDREAFQRLSFLYQDPENQALARFYCHTERTIAKRLVLRRDPSVKRTLCRGCSSLLIPGLTCTQRQRRCKAQRWTVQTCLTCQRSQRFLNDPRHLLWGDRPEAQLGSQADPKPPQPLPNTAHRVPAHLPEEKVQPQSSNRQ; encoded by the exons ATGGCCGGGCAGGTGAAGGACCGTGAGGCCTTCCAGAGGCTCAGCTTCCTGTACCAG GACCCCGAGAACCAGGCACTGGCGAGGTTTTACTGCCACACGGAGAGGACCATAGCGAAGCGGCTCGTATTGCGGCG GGACCCTTCGGTGAAGAGGACCCTCTGTCGTGGCTGCTCTTCCCTCCTCATCCCGGGCCTGACCTGCACCCAGCGCCAGAGAC GCTGCAAGGCTCAGCGCTGGACTGTACAGACCTGCCTGACATGCCAGCGCAGCCAACGGTTCCTCAACGATCCTAGGCATCTGCTCTGGGGAGACCGACCTGAGGCCCAGCTGGGGAGCCAGGCAG ATCCCAAACCACCACAACCCCTGCCAAACACAGCCCACCGCGTTCCAGCCCACCTTCCTGAGGAGAAAGTGCAGCCTCAGAGTTCCAATCGCCAGTGA
- the RPP21 gene encoding ribonuclease P protein subunit p21 isoform X1, with the protein MAGQVKDREAFQRLSFLYQAAHCVLAQDPENQALARFYCHTERTIAKRLVLRRDPSVKRTLCRGCSSLLIPGLTCTQRQRRCKAQRWTVQTCLTCQRSQRFLNDPRHLLWGDRPEAQLGSQADPKPPQPLPNTAHRVPAHLPEEKVQPQSSNRQ; encoded by the exons ATGGCCGGGCAGGTGAAGGACCGTGAGGCCTTCCAGAGGCTCAGCTTCCTGTACCAG GCTGCTCACTGCGTCCTCGCGCAGGACCCCGAGAACCAGGCACTGGCGAGGTTTTACTGCCACACGGAGAGGACCATAGCGAAGCGGCTCGTATTGCGGCG GGACCCTTCGGTGAAGAGGACCCTCTGTCGTGGCTGCTCTTCCCTCCTCATCCCGGGCCTGACCTGCACCCAGCGCCAGAGAC GCTGCAAGGCTCAGCGCTGGACTGTACAGACCTGCCTGACATGCCAGCGCAGCCAACGGTTCCTCAACGATCCTAGGCATCTGCTCTGGGGAGACCGACCTGAGGCCCAGCTGGGGAGCCAGGCAG ATCCCAAACCACCACAACCCCTGCCAAACACAGCCCACCGCGTTCCAGCCCACCTTCCTGAGGAGAAAGTGCAGCCTCAGAGTTCCAATCGCCAGTGA